Genomic DNA from Candidatus Equadaptatus faecalis:
CATTGAGCGAAGTTTATCCCGAATTATGCCGAGGACATCGTCAAAGTCCATGTTGCAGCCGATACCTCCGTGATATATGCGCATGTCTGAATATTTACTGTAATGTATCGGTCTTAAGTCCATGGCACGCACTCCGCAGTCCCACTGTTCTCCCGTCCACAGCCATTGTGTCTGTGCCTGTTCAACAAACATCGAATCTACGCCTTTTGTGCAGGTGTCGTGAGTGCCTGGAATTGAAATCTGATTTATGCGTATCGCGTCCGGCAAATCTGTCATCCATGTTTTGCCTGTCGTACTGACGTTTTTGAACGCCTTTTTGTATTCTTCGGGGTAGATGTAGGGCGCAAGCACGGTTACTGTTCTGCCGCCGAATATGTCGCTTCCGACTGTCGGCGCTCCAACGCAGCCGAAGTCCACCGTTTTCAGGTTCGGACAGTTGGCAAAGGCTCTGTCGCCGATGTGGAAACTCACGTTTTTGTTGTCCGCGATATATTTTTTGAATTCTTTCAGCGTGCGGCTTTCGCCTACGCCGATTTTAACGTACTCAAGCTTAGGACAGTCCGCAAAGGCTTCGGGCGCTATTTCGGGCGTACCCATTACCCGTATGCTTTTTACGCTCGGAGTGTCCTTGAAAGCGTGCGAGCCTATGTAAGTGACGTTTGCAGGGACGATTATTTCCGTTGCAGACGCATAGAGACTGTCGGGAGCGGCGGCTGTGAGCTGCCAGTCTGATTTTTCACCGTTCTCGTCTTCCGTTCTGAAAAAACCGTCGCCGTTTTCCGTGCTCGGGCGCGCCCCGCCGTAGGCATTCATTACCGCGACTGCTTCGCTGCTGTCAGGTGTGTCCGGTGAGACCGGCGCTGACTGACCGCCGGAGGAAGAACTTCCGTCTCCGCCTCCTCCGCCGCAGCCTCC
This window encodes:
- a CDS encoding leucine-rich repeat protein, whose translation is MFKSAVKSKFLAFLAVIALFCALIFAGGCGGGGGDGSSSSGGQSAPVSPDTPDSSEAVAVMNAYGGARPSTENGDGFFRTEDENGEKSDWQLTAAAPDSLYASATEIIVPANVTYIGSHAFKDTPSVKSIRVMGTPEIAPEAFADCPKLEYVKIGVGESRTLKEFKKYIADNKNVSFHIGDRAFANCPNLKTVDFGCVGAPTVGSDIFGGRTVTVLAPYIYPEEYKKAFKNVSTTGKTWMTDLPDAIRINQISIPGTHDTCTKGVDSMFVEQAQTQWLWTGEQWDCGVRAMDLRPIHYSKYSDMRIYHGGIGCNMDFDDVLGIIRDKLRSMPNDTAIIIVNHETSSPSDLCQILPTSFWKGNKAIQDQLGEFDDISVKYHKGLTLGEMRGKALFVSRDPENDITPHGAYAYGFNKKNNKIGTSETDPSKYETLWVQDKDNPDGKDDKRAALKEYFDDFSKAADGNPNCEIWCFNHTSGYTGGPPFGINYPDNAENVNGWAADYIKGSISGPAGFVMMDFAGTHTRKRNTSNYTVYGDTLVNAVIEHNYR